In one window of Paucidesulfovibrio gracilis DSM 16080 DNA:
- a CDS encoding iron-containing alcohol dehydrogenase produces MNFEFQNPTRIIFGAGNLSRLGEAAREFGTRALLVTGGGSVKRNGVFDRAVSSLKAAGITVAECEGIEPNPRITSVARGAATVRKEKCDIIIALGGGSVMDASKVISAAALYDGDPWDMINHGQDKVYVPKQALPVITVPTLAATGSETNCGAVITNEDAKVKSFIQIPLLYPKVAVVDPELTVTVPKDQTAYGVCDLITHVTEAYFNGIDTTPVQDRFAEGVILTAMQWGPKAIADGSDIEARAQVQWSAIVALNGWVQAGTNGAYPVHMMEHTVSAYHDVTHAAGLSIINPAWMRFAAKTNTGKFVQFAERVFGLPAKSADDLDCALEGIDRFEAFLRSIGCPTRFSELGIDGELFETYARDTLKIVRDENGNLPGRPPMSVEDMLGVFRSAL; encoded by the coding sequence ATGAATTTTGAATTCCAAAATCCGACGCGTATTATCTTTGGCGCAGGCAATCTATCCCGGTTGGGTGAAGCCGCCCGGGAATTCGGCACACGCGCCCTGCTCGTCACAGGAGGCGGTAGTGTCAAACGAAACGGCGTCTTCGATAGGGCTGTGTCAAGCCTGAAGGCAGCCGGCATTACCGTGGCGGAATGCGAGGGTATTGAGCCAAATCCGCGGATCACTTCGGTTGCTCGCGGTGCCGCAACCGTCCGAAAAGAAAAATGCGATATCATCATTGCTCTGGGCGGCGGCAGCGTCATGGACGCTTCCAAAGTCATCTCTGCGGCCGCCCTGTATGACGGTGACCCCTGGGACATGATCAACCACGGCCAGGACAAAGTCTATGTTCCAAAACAGGCTTTACCGGTCATCACCGTCCCCACCCTCGCCGCTACAGGTTCCGAAACCAATTGCGGCGCCGTCATCACCAACGAGGATGCCAAGGTCAAATCCTTCATCCAAATTCCGCTGCTCTACCCCAAAGTCGCCGTGGTGGACCCGGAACTGACCGTGACCGTGCCCAAGGACCAAACCGCCTACGGTGTCTGCGACCTCATCACCCATGTGACCGAGGCGTATTTCAACGGCATCGACACGACGCCTGTTCAGGACCGATTTGCCGAGGGGGTCATCCTCACGGCCATGCAGTGGGGGCCGAAGGCCATTGCGGACGGGTCGGATATCGAGGCCCGCGCCCAGGTGCAATGGTCCGCCATCGTGGCGCTCAACGGCTGGGTCCAGGCGGGTACCAACGGAGCCTACCCGGTACACATGATGGAACACACTGTTTCCGCTTACCACGACGTCACCCACGCCGCAGGACTTTCCATCATCAACCCAGCATGGATGCGCTTTGCTGCCAAGACCAACACGGGCAAATTCGTCCAATTCGCGGAACGTGTGTTCGGCCTCCCTGCCAAATCCGCCGATGACCTTGACTGCGCCTTGGAGGGCATTGACCGCTTCGAGGCATTTCTACGCTCCATCGGCTGCCCCACCCGGTTTTCGGAACTCGGTATTGATGGCGAACTCTTTGAAACCTATGCCAGGGACACCCTGAAAATCGTACGCGACGAGAACGGCAACCTGCCGGGACGCCCGCCCATGAGCGTTGAAGATATGCTCGGCGTGTTCCGGTCTGCTCTGTGA
- a CDS encoding alpha/beta hydrolase — protein sequence MKTNAFMNKPLQIMLSILTLMLAANIAYAEDDVTWDKTFKRSDKVTHKKVSYPNRYGIILSADMYMPKDMDESQHYPALVIGTPYGGVKEQGAGIYAQTMAERGYVTIAFDESFNGESGGQPRHVSSPEIFVEDFSAGVDFLGTRPFVDRDKIGAIGICGSGGFALKAAQVDHRIKAVATASMYDMSRVIRNGWEDSMSAEERNKMLDELGKQRWEDFENGSPMLPEGFPDEPTTSIPEGLDPISSEFWEYYAMERGHHPRSHGPFTATSNMAFMNFPLMNYVDTISPRPILFIMGEKAHSRYFTEDAYELAAEPKELYVVPGARHIDLYDRTDMIPFDKLNSFFAKALQ from the coding sequence ATGAAGACCAATGCTTTTATGAACAAACCTCTACAAATCATGCTGTCCATCCTGACATTAATGCTGGCAGCTAACATAGCTTACGCGGAGGACGATGTGACCTGGGACAAGACATTCAAGCGCAGTGACAAGGTGACCCACAAAAAAGTCTCCTACCCCAACCGATACGGCATCATCCTGTCCGCCGATATGTATATGCCGAAGGACATGGATGAATCCCAACACTATCCGGCGCTCGTCATTGGCACGCCGTATGGCGGCGTCAAGGAACAGGGCGCGGGAATATATGCGCAAACAATGGCGGAACGCGGCTATGTGACCATCGCGTTCGACGAATCCTTCAATGGTGAAAGCGGCGGGCAACCCCGGCATGTGTCCTCGCCCGAAATCTTTGTCGAAGATTTCAGTGCGGGTGTCGATTTCCTTGGTACGCGCCCCTTCGTGGACAGGGACAAAATCGGTGCCATCGGTATCTGCGGCAGCGGCGGCTTCGCTCTCAAAGCGGCCCAGGTCGACCACCGCATCAAGGCCGTTGCCACCGCAAGCATGTATGACATGAGCCGCGTGATCCGAAACGGCTGGGAAGACTCCATGTCCGCCGAGGAACGAAACAAAATGCTCGACGAACTTGGGAAACAGCGTTGGGAGGACTTTGAAAACGGCAGTCCGATGTTGCCCGAAGGATTCCCGGACGAGCCGACCACATCCATTCCTGAAGGACTGGATCCCATCAGCAGTGAATTCTGGGAATACTATGCCATGGAGCGCGGCCACCATCCAAGGTCGCACGGTCCCTTCACCGCCACAAGCAACATGGCGTTCATGAACTTCCCGTTGATGAACTATGTGGACACAATCTCTCCCCGACCGATCCTGTTCATCATGGGTGAAAAGGCCCACTCCCGGTACTTCACGGAAGACGCTTACGAGCTGGCCGCCGAACCAAAAGAGCTGTATGTCGTCCCCGGAGCCAGACACATCGACCTCTACGACCGCACGGACATGATCCCCTTTGACAAGCTGAACAGCTTCTTTGCCAAGGCACTGCAATAA
- a CDS encoding cyclophilin-like fold protein, protein MQHASRTLKNGTRINLVVGKTEIPALLNDNASSRALIEKLPYSVRMHRYEHDYCGVMDGPLPYDQQDVRSGWLNGDIAFAIHGNYFTILFKDEELSGEFDGIVNLGILRSPLSVMDSLPADITVVIKLENPAAIDAQPTTR, encoded by the coding sequence ATGCAGCATGCATCCCGTACTCTCAAAAATGGAACCAGGATCAATCTGGTAGTCGGCAAAACCGAAATTCCGGCGCTGCTCAATGACAATGCCTCCTCACGAGCGCTCATAGAAAAACTGCCCTACTCGGTTCGAATGCATCGATACGAGCATGATTACTGCGGCGTGATGGATGGTCCGTTGCCCTATGACCAGCAGGATGTGCGCAGCGGATGGCTGAACGGCGACATAGCCTTTGCAATCCACGGCAACTACTTCACCATCCTTTTCAAAGATGAAGAACTGTCTGGAGAATTCGATGGGATCGTCAACCTTGGGATTCTGCGTTCGCCGCTGTCCGTCATGGACTCCCTTCCCGCAGACATTACCGTCGTAATCAAACTGGAAAACCCGGCGGCCATCGACGCACAGCCCACAACACGATAA
- a CDS encoding carboxymuconolactone decarboxylase family protein, translating to MGNEPLLDARQQSIVTISAFTTIGDIARLKSALHQGLDAGLTVNEIKEVLVQMYAYAGFPRSLGGIWAFMGVLDERKAQGIHDEIGRDASPIPVDLDRDAYGERVRADLAGLKEIPSTKAPYQEFSPIIDTFLKEHLFADIFARDILTHQERELATIACLASLGRAEGPLSFHIHAAMNTGLSEGQLHDVIKVLRDRVGTQEAQAADDVLAGVLAERD from the coding sequence ATGGGAAACGAACCCCTCCTCGACGCCCGTCAGCAGTCCATCGTCACCATTTCCGCCTTTACCACAATCGGCGACATTGCACGCCTCAAGTCCGCCCTGCACCAAGGGCTGGACGCGGGGCTGACCGTCAACGAAATCAAGGAAGTTCTCGTCCAGATGTATGCATATGCGGGCTTTCCCCGCAGTCTCGGAGGGATATGGGCCTTCATGGGCGTATTGGACGAACGCAAGGCGCAGGGCATTCATGACGAGATCGGTCGGGATGCCTCCCCAATTCCCGTTGACCTGGATCGGGACGCCTATGGAGAACGGGTCCGTGCCGACTTGGCCGGGCTGAAAGAAATCCCCTCGACCAAAGCGCCTTATCAGGAATTTTCGCCAATCATCGACACATTCCTTAAGGAGCATTTGTTTGCGGACATCTTCGCCCGCGACATCTTGACGCACCAGGAACGAGAACTGGCGACCATCGCCTGCCTGGCAAGCCTTGGCCGTGCCGAAGGCCCGCTTTCGTTCCACATACACGCGGCCATGAACACCGGTCTGTCCGAGGGGCAGCTGCACGACGTTATCAAGGTGCTCAGAGATCGCGTTGGTACACAGGAAGCCCAAGCCGCCGATGACGTCTTGGCCGGGGTTCTGGCCGAACGCGACTGA
- a CDS encoding flavodoxin family protein encodes MSKNILLISSSPRQQGNSDILCDAFMQGAEKAGHATEKIRLAEKHINYCTGCCSCIRGGGSCVQKDDMAELHAKILAADVLVLASPVYFRTYNGQMKTFIDRICPIYSMIRNKDVYFIISAAGGRLPVNSTVESFRVFTGCLSDIREKGVIAVTGVWDEGGVRGSKTVQQAYVAGANA; translated from the coding sequence ATGAGCAAAAACATCCTTCTCATTTCATCCAGCCCCCGACAACAGGGCAACTCCGACATCCTCTGCGATGCCTTCATGCAGGGAGCGGAAAAGGCGGGCCACGCGACTGAAAAAATTCGCTTGGCTGAAAAGCACATCAACTATTGTACGGGATGCTGTTCCTGCATCCGTGGAGGAGGATCCTGCGTACAAAAGGACGACATGGCCGAACTGCATGCCAAAATACTCGCTGCCGATGTCCTGGTTCTGGCCAGTCCCGTTTATTTTCGAACCTACAACGGACAGATGAAGACCTTCATCGACAGAATCTGTCCCATCTACAGCATGATCCGCAACAAAGACGTATATTTCATCATTTCAGCAGCCGGTGGCAGACTTCCAGTGAACAGCACCGTGGAAAGCTTCCGCGTCTTCACGGGGTGTCTGAGCGACATCCGTGAAAAAGGCGTCATAGCTGTCACCGGTGTATGGGACGAAGGCGGCGTCAGGGGATCAAAAACCGTTCAACAGGCTTACGTCGCGGGCGCAAACGCCTAA
- a CDS encoding cupin domain-containing protein has protein sequence MSENCTTDVFERGDENTAYAQYFVGQSYLKILNTEGVVVANVTFEPTCRNNWHIHQADKGGGQILLCTSGRGWYQEWDKPARALQPGDVVHIPAGVKHWHGAAKDCWFSHLAIEVPGEGAKNVWLEPVSDQDYEALG, from the coding sequence ATGTCCGAGAACTGTACGACCGACGTCTTTGAGCGTGGGGACGAAAACACGGCATATGCGCAATACTTCGTGGGCCAAAGCTACCTGAAGATCCTCAACACCGAAGGTGTCGTGGTAGCCAACGTCACCTTTGAGCCAACATGCCGCAACAACTGGCACATTCACCAGGCGGACAAGGGCGGAGGGCAGATCCTGCTGTGTACGTCCGGTCGCGGTTGGTATCAGGAGTGGGATAAGCCGGCCCGTGCGCTTCAACCCGGCGACGTTGTTCACATCCCTGCCGGGGTGAAGCACTGGCATGGTGCGGCAAAAGACTGTTGGTTCTCGCATCTGGCCATTGAGGTGCCTGGAGAAGGCGCAAAAAATGTATGGCTTGAGCCGGTTTCCGACCAGGATTACGAGGCGCTGGGCTAA
- a CDS encoding HMA2 domain-containing protein, giving the protein MSLQIQHSLPERVRIRAPFVRNNAAAAHALEQYAKDIEGIQWIRANTKCATIVVRFNQSMLSAMDVLHLLQQQSRWGTA; this is encoded by the coding sequence ATGTCCCTGCAAATCCAGCACAGCCTGCCCGAACGCGTCCGCATCAGAGCGCCCTTTGTCCGCAACAATGCTGCCGCGGCACACGCCCTGGAACAATACGCAAAAGATATCGAAGGGATTCAATGGATTCGCGCCAACACCAAATGCGCCACCATTGTTGTCCGCTTCAACCAATCCATGCTTTCCGCCATGGATGTTCTCCACTTGCTGCAACAACAAAGCCGCTGGGGGACCGCCTGA
- a CDS encoding magnetosome protein MamC, with amino-acid sequence MPIAHRALLPAAVAASGTAGAVVGGTLAAAKDIHRVSNGEMTRGQALADVSKEAAGTGLSTAAGIAVTGALGLTGLVGLVGIVGVATGTKYLWNKKFGFRAAPKSIQA; translated from the coding sequence ATGCCCATCGCACATCGAGCGCTTCTTCCGGCGGCAGTGGCCGCATCCGGGACCGCTGGCGCGGTCGTAGGCGGCACTCTTGCCGCGGCCAAGGACATACACCGCGTAAGCAATGGCGAAATGACCCGCGGGCAAGCCCTGGCGGATGTCAGCAAGGAAGCGGCAGGCACCGGCCTGTCCACGGCTGCGGGCATCGCCGTCACGGGAGCCTTGGGTCTCACCGGCCTGGTGGGGTTGGTCGGCATTGTCGGCGTGGCTACCGGAACAAAATATCTCTGGAACAAGAAATTCGGATTCCGTGCCGCGCCCAAAAGCATCCAGGCCTGA
- a CDS encoding heavy metal translocating P-type ATPase, which produces MSRLPSAARARVVHETPRRLRFRWNGLLAPDLNPEYLRAWFGNFPGVREVRVNAPGRTLVVEYDGLRAHRQAICNGFSHVPDQAFDQTASTVPNARGIDALFHTGLAGMVPFFPPALQATVAGIMGISPMLRGIDTLLNQGLKARVLDMTTVGASLLRSDYVTASSIAAMVVVGDYLRGMSDDRSNTLLKSLIAAPVENVRVERGGEEQDVGFDDVRVGDVVLCSGGELVPVDGQVVRGEAMVDLSGITGESAPGLLRAGDEALSGSVVVEGSLGIVARTTGRDTSMVRIAEFMTRAVTERSDAENKSTRLADALAPLTLGLGAAIYAATGDMERALSVLTVDFACAVKFPAPVVIKTSMYSAARQGVIFKSGNALEALAEVDAIVFDKTGTVTRGELSVTDILLAESESEDALLRLAAAVEDRFGHPIGRGIVREAARRGLTPPKATDLDLNVAHGVGGMVDGEQVRVGSRHFIQDDCGVDCSVLAEATAALRSQGKSLVYVSRGTTLQGVAALKDSVREEAGAVMTALRACGVRKMVMLTGDHAATTRRLRERLPALDEVRAELTPDQKAAAVRSLQDQGWRVAVVGDGVNDAPAFTAADVGVCMSRSTGLARESAHIVLDRDSLNGLVTARLYAQRVERILQYCFNAGVGVNLGLLGAAGAGLLRPVVAAGVHNANTFAILGLAAWASSREITS; this is translated from the coding sequence ATGAGCCGTCTTCCGTCTGCCGCTCGTGCTCGGGTCGTGCATGAAACGCCTCGACGTTTGCGGTTTCGTTGGAATGGGTTGCTTGCGCCGGATCTGAACCCTGAATATCTGCGGGCGTGGTTCGGGAATTTTCCCGGGGTTCGGGAGGTGCGCGTCAATGCTCCCGGTCGGACCCTTGTGGTGGAGTACGACGGGCTTCGCGCGCATAGGCAGGCCATCTGCAATGGATTTTCCCATGTGCCGGATCAAGCTTTCGACCAGACCGCTTCCACCGTTCCCAACGCGCGGGGCATTGATGCCCTCTTTCACACCGGTCTTGCCGGAATGGTGCCGTTTTTCCCCCCGGCGCTGCAGGCGACCGTTGCCGGGATCATGGGCATTTCGCCCATGTTGCGGGGGATTGATACGTTGCTGAACCAGGGACTCAAGGCCCGTGTGCTGGATATGACCACCGTGGGGGCGAGCCTGCTCCGGTCGGACTATGTGACCGCATCCTCCATTGCGGCCATGGTGGTGGTCGGGGATTATCTGCGTGGTATGAGCGATGACCGGTCCAACACGCTGCTCAAGAGTTTGATCGCCGCACCAGTGGAAAACGTGCGTGTGGAACGTGGCGGCGAGGAACAGGACGTCGGCTTTGACGATGTGCGCGTGGGTGATGTGGTTCTTTGTTCAGGAGGGGAATTGGTCCCGGTGGACGGGCAGGTTGTCCGTGGCGAGGCCATGGTGGATCTGAGTGGGATAACCGGTGAATCGGCTCCCGGATTGTTGCGGGCCGGGGATGAGGCGCTTTCCGGCAGCGTGGTGGTGGAGGGGAGTCTCGGTATTGTGGCCCGTACTACCGGACGGGACACGAGCATGGTCCGTATTGCCGAGTTCATGACTCGGGCCGTTACGGAACGTTCCGATGCGGAGAACAAAAGTACTCGACTGGCGGACGCGCTCGCCCCCTTGACCCTTGGACTCGGGGCAGCCATCTATGCGGCTACCGGAGATATGGAGCGCGCCCTGTCCGTACTCACGGTGGATTTTGCCTGTGCCGTTAAATTTCCTGCTCCGGTTGTGATCAAGACATCCATGTATTCCGCGGCGCGGCAGGGGGTGATCTTTAAGAGCGGCAACGCTCTGGAAGCATTGGCCGAAGTGGACGCCATCGTTTTTGATAAGACCGGCACCGTCACCCGGGGAGAACTCTCTGTCACGGATATTCTGCTGGCGGAAAGCGAATCCGAGGATGCGTTGTTACGCCTTGCCGCTGCCGTTGAGGATCGCTTCGGCCATCCAATTGGGCGGGGAATCGTCCGAGAGGCGGCGCGGCGCGGCCTGACCCCGCCGAAGGCCACGGACCTGGATTTGAACGTGGCGCATGGTGTCGGCGGCATGGTGGACGGAGAGCAGGTGCGCGTGGGCAGCCGTCATTTTATTCAGGATGATTGCGGGGTTGATTGTTCCGTTCTTGCTGAGGCCACTGCCGCTCTCCGGTCCCAGGGCAAGAGCCTGGTCTATGTTTCCCGCGGCACAACATTGCAGGGAGTGGCCGCACTCAAGGACTCTGTTCGTGAAGAGGCCGGGGCGGTCATGACCGCGCTCCGGGCGTGCGGCGTTCGCAAAATGGTCATGCTCACGGGGGATCATGCCGCCACGACGCGAAGGCTGCGCGAACGACTGCCTGCATTGGATGAAGTCCGGGCGGAACTGACCCCTGACCAAAAGGCCGCTGCTGTTCGTTCGCTCCAAGACCAGGGGTGGCGTGTGGCCGTGGTCGGGGATGGCGTGAACGACGCTCCGGCGTTCACTGCGGCAGACGTGGGCGTTTGTATGTCCAGAAGTACGGGCCTTGCACGGGAATCCGCCCACATCGTGCTGGATCGTGACTCCCTGAACGGTTTGGTCACGGCCCGGTTGTATGCGCAGCGTGTGGAGCGCATACTGCAGTATTGTTTCAATGCCGGAGTGGGCGTCAACCTGGGGTTGCTGGGAGCCGCTGGTGCCGGATTGCTGCGGCCTGTGGTGGCGGCCGGTGTTCATAATGCCAACACCTTCGCCATCCTTGGTCTGGCGGCCTGGGCTTCGTCCCGGGAAATCACATCCTGA